CATCTTGGACAGAACAATGACAATTTATTAATTGATTCACCACTTACTTCAagggaaagtggacatgcacagCCTTTGCCACCTGAGGAGATTTACCAAACGGTTCAGACAAACTCACTGATGAGGATAAACATAAAAGTAAGTTTATTGGATACAATagatatattttaagtgattataagtgataggcaaaaaatTCAGAgaagttaccaaaagaaataaaagcaaaacacattctaaagtAATCTTAACACTCAGTACCCTTACAACTTAGATGCGTTTCACCACAGGCTAACTGGTTGCCTTTCAGCCAGGCTCTTGCCTTTGATCAGTgattcagtcgcttggtggtggtgattTGTAGATGGAGgttgaagagagagagcatggaaaATGTCTCTCACTTTTATAAGGTTCTAAAGGAGAGCTGAGTAACAGGCTGTCATGCTGGGATATTGACATTAGATGCCAGCAGAGTAGAGGAAATGAAGGTGGGGGGGGTCAGAAATACTGACTAGTGACCAATAGATTTCACTAGCCAATAAAATAATGCAAAAGTTATACTATAAAATAGCCACTAGGTGGCCGCATAGAGCCattgggttagaagggaccgcaagggtcatctagtctaaccccctgccaagatgcaggatttgttgagtCTCAGCCATCCAAAACTGATGgctgtccagcctccttttgaaaacttccagaGGAGATTCCACGACTTCCCTAGGCGATCTGTTCCATTATCCTACTGTCCTTACagttagattaaatctcaggaaaaacaaaatttctccatttttatggcagtctttcaagtatttgaagaccgctatcatgtccccccttaaccTCTTCTTTTCTAAAGTAAACATACCGagttccttcagccttccctCATATGGCTTGCCTTCCATCCCTTTGAACTTCTTTGTTGCTTGCCTTTGGATCCTCggcagtttctctacatcctttctatacactggtgaccaaaattggaaacagtctccagctgaagcctaaccAGAGCTGAgcagagtggtactatcacctcacAAGATTGGCATGTTATGCCTCTGTTTAtgaaacctaaaattgcatttcctttttttgcaacagcattgcattactgacacctgttgagcttgtgatccaccacaactcccagatacttctcagcagtgctgctgccaagccagttatccccccattctgtatttgtgcatttagtTGTAAGCATGTTGTAAGGGTGATATAATGTACTTACACCACCCCTTTAATAATATTCAATATATGCTGCCATCTAGTGGGCATTTCTGAAAATAGCTGCCCTTATAACAGGCCATCACCTTGGATAGGCATTTTCCAAAAATGTAAGCTGGTGTTTGTTCATGATCTCAAATATTTGACACATACGTTCAttagacttaaaaaaaagttacaattatAGAAGTCACGCTGTACAAGTCCCATTGGGCATTGTTAGCTACAAAGCTTTGGAGACACAAAATGAACCAAGTGGGAGAACCGCTGAAGTGGGACCATATTAAAAAGCGTGACGACTGAATAAAAATATAAGGCAGCATTTACGCTTTGTAAATCGAAGGGGAAGCTCATTTTCCAAAGGTAGATCAAATGTACCTGCTCATCCCTTCAGGTAACTGCAGGTCTCTTCAATTAGAAAATCCAGTTTTGgcagaaagaggagagacaaGAACCTTAGCTGACGAACCTACGTCCTGGTGGCCAAGTCCTGAGAAATAAGACTTATCGCTTCAAGCTTGAGCTGTGCTGTGGTTACAGGTGAGCACCATCTTCCTTCCTGACCACCAAACAGGGGCAGGAATGTGTTTTGTGAATATTAGATGGACAAGGTGGTGTTGTAATATCTTATATTGCACTAAATCCTGTTGGTGgaggagagaagcttttgagctacacagagctcttcagatgAATATTAGCAGTTTTAGCCTCACCTTCCCACAGCAGCTCCAGTCGACGTTCATAGCACCATTTCACAGAGATGGAGCTTGAGATCCATGTTTTGTGACATGTCCTCAGCTAGTGagcaggagagggaagggagtTTCTGAATATTTATGGAATTAATTCATGACACTAGATTACCTTTCAGCTCTTTGTTCTTCCAATTCAACTGCACAGTTTTCTTTATTGTTCCTAGACTCAACCTATGGCAGACAGAAACTGGAGAAACCAAACGGCTGTCACAGAATTTATCCTCCTGGCATTCGGAGAACTCCCTGAcctgcaaattcttctcttcctgatgttcctagtgatctacatGGCAACCGTGGCAGGGAACATGCTCATAATTGCACTAGTTatggctgatcagcaccttcacaaccccatgtacttcttcctggggaatttgtcctgcctggagacctgctacacctccacactcctgcccaggatgctcgccagtctcctgactggggacaaaaCCATCTCATTCAGGGGCTGCTTCTCACAACTGTATTTCTTTGGTTCTCTGGTAGCTACAGAATGCTATCTCCTAGCAgcaatgtcttatgatcggtatttagcgatatgtaaACCCCTGCACTATTCAACTCTTATGAATAACAGATTTTGCCTCCAGTTGTCTGCTGGGTCATGGTTAAATGGTTGTTTGGCCAGTACAGTCCTTATATTATTCCTATCACAGTTAACATTTTGTGGCccaaatgaaattgaccatttctattTTGATCCCATCCCACTGATggaactctcctgcagtgacacaCACCTGAGCATTTTGGTGGATTTCATACTAGCCTGTGTATtcaccctgcctccattcctactAACCCTGATGTCCTACGTGTTTATCCTTGCCagcatcctgagaatcccttccaccaccgggagacaaaaggccttttccacctgctcctctcacctcactgtggtgacaattttctatggaacCATAATGATTTTCTACATGCTACCGAAACATGATACACTCAGAGATCTGAAGAAAGTGCTCTCTCTTTGCTTCACGGTCCTAACTCCCCTGgtaaaccccctcatctacagcctgagaaacagagaggtcaaggaagccTTGAGCAAAGCAGTCAGTAAATGTGGCTTTCACAAAAACATGCAGAGACTCTGAGAAAATAAAATAGCCTGAAATTTTGTGTGATTGAAGCAATAAGCCTGTGTTGCACTGTACCTCGAAGTAGCCCCCTGTAACTCCCATATTCATCTTTTGTAtttggttgtgatatttcatacaaagcattcCTTATAAGGtatcatgatctgctgaaactcattcttctgtcaaaatatgtatattttcaTTGTATATGTCATTATCAGTTTTGCTGTATGTTTGTTATTGAAATATATTAGGAGTCTGGGAGTCGCCCACTGTTAGTTCTCCAGGGACAACATAGGAGGTAACCCAACCCAGGCAAGCGTTAAACAACCATCACCAGCGGGGGGAATTATAAAGAAGAAGTCTACAATTTTGTAACAGGCAATTGCGCAAGCACAACACAATGGGaattgctcaactctgtgactcatCAAGGCCCACTAGGACATGTCTGGCCCAGTATTTTTCCAGGGATATGACTTGAGAGTATAAAGTAAGGGACAGGGGCATCATGAGACAacctctttcctcccccacctactCTGGAGGCAACAAGAacactgggaagacaaagactttgaactggggaggttggtcccagggtgagaagggaattcagcctgtgtgttaagaactgtaacctggcttcaacatccagtggggtgtgGAAAACTTTTTGATTCAGATATTACTGAGTCTGATAAAGTTCAGGATTTAGAatgtgtttgtatttttttttcttagacATAAAAATCAGAGATATTTACCTAACacttatgatcacttaaaatctatctttctgtagtcaataaacttattttaatgtttaatcttaaccagtgagtttgtctaaaatgcttggggaatctgctcagattatAAAGGATGGTGCATGTCCACTATcctttgatgaagtggtgaactaattaatgagcttgcattgttcgaGAGAAGGTCTTAAGCAGTTTAAGATTATATATTTcttggggtgc
The window above is part of the Chrysemys picta bellii isolate R12L10 chromosome 12, ASM1138683v2, whole genome shotgun sequence genome. Proteins encoded here:
- the LOC135974632 gene encoding olfactory receptor 6N1-like; this encodes MADRNWRNQTAVTEFILLAFGELPDLQILLFLMFLVIYMATVAGNMLIIALVMADQHLHNPMYFFLGNLSCLETCYTSTLLPRMLASLLTGDKTISFRGCFSQLYFFGSLVATECYLLAAMSYDRYLAICKPLHYSTLMNNRFCLQLSAGSWLNGCLASTVLILFLSQLTFCGPNEIDHFYFDPIPLMELSCSDTHLSILVDFILACVFTLPPFLLTLMSYVFILASILRIPSTTGRQKAFSTCSSHLTVVTIFYGTIMIFYMLPKHDTLRDLKKVLSLCFTVLTPLVNPLIYSLRNREVKEALSKAVSKCGFHKNMQRL